The proteins below come from a single Diadema setosum chromosome 21, eeDiaSeto1, whole genome shotgun sequence genomic window:
- the LOC140244213 gene encoding cytoplasmic protein NCK2-like isoform X2 encodes MKDKEMTEEEAVLVVAKWDYDSKQDEELSIKRNEKLRLIDDSRSWWKVKKLTGNGQCGYVPSNYVKRDKLGFVERIRKGISGKRGGRPTNPPMPQSPAENLQPHNAVHPGDNSFSQLAQVIFQYKAAQDDELNLNKGDMVNVLEKSGDGWWRGECNGESGWFPSNYVSEKDTSLPNSQISLGSSKGEESYVPEDFVQGVRTLYAFKGRNDEELNFESGEALDIISNSSDDLDWWKARNKHGQIGLVPRNYVEVVPNAAPVFKQMFIEDAVPKPPDLPRDNNMVPSVGLLDRDWFHGRITRQESEKVLHCQGESGLFLIRESETMPGDFAVSVKAPDRVKHFKVTQTDKKYCIGQRKFDTLDELVDHYKRSPIFSSDDGMLKLYLTRPIPVD; translated from the exons AGATGACGGAGGAGGAGGCCGTGCTGGTAGTCGCCAAGTGGGACTATGACTCCAAGCAGGACGAGGAGCTCAGCATCAAACGTAACGAGAAGCTCCGACTCATCGATGACTCCCGATCATGGTGGAAGGTCAAGAAACTGACTGGCAATGGCCAGTGTGGCTATGTCCCCTCAAATTACGTGAAGAGGGACAAGCTAGGCTTTGTGGAGCGAATCCGAAAGGGCATATCGGGGAAGCGCGGCGGCCGGCCGACCAATCCACCCATGCCGCAGTCCCCCGCGGAGAACTTGCAGCCGCACAACGCGGTCCACCCCGGTGATAACTCGTTTTCGCAGCTAGCGCAGGTCATTTTTCAGTACAAGGCAGCTCAGGATGACGAACTTAACCTGAACAAGGGGGACATGGTTAATGTGCTAGAGAAGTCCGGCGACGGCTGGTGGCGCGGTGAGTGCAACGGTGAAAGCGGGTGGTTCCCGTCAAACTATGTGAGCGAGAAAGACACAAGCTTGCCCAACAGTCAGATCTCATTAGGTAGTTCCAAGGGTGAGGAGAGCTACGTTCCAGAGGACTTTGTTCAAGGTGTGAGGACTCTGTACGCCTTCAAAGGGCGCAATGACGAGGAATTGAACTTTGAGAGTGGTGAGGCTCTGGATATCATCTCCAATTCCTCGGACGACCTCGACTGGTGGAAGGCTCGCAACAAGCACGGGCAGATAGGACTAGTGCCCCGCAATTATGTGGAGGTGGTGCCCAATGCCGCCCCCGTCTTTAAGCAGATGTTCATCGAGGACGCCGTGCCAAAGCCTCCCGACCTGCCGCGAGACAACAACATGGTCCCTTCGGTGGGGCTCCTCGACAGGGATTGGTTTCATGGAAGGATAACGCGGCAGGAGTCGGAGAAGGTGCTCCACTGCCAGGGAGAGAGCGGTCTTTTCCTTATCCGAGAAAGTGAAACGATG CCTGGGGATTTTGCTGTATCGGTCAAAGCCCCGGATAGAGTGAAGCATTTCAAGGTTACGCAGACAGACAAGAAATACTGCATCGGACAGCGCAAGTTTGATACATTAGATGAACTGGTTGACCACTACAAGCGCTCGCCAATCTTCAGCTCGGACGACGGTATGCTGAAACTTTATCTGACACGTCCTATCCCGGTAGATTAA
- the LOC140244213 gene encoding cytoplasmic protein NCK2-like isoform X1, giving the protein MFDINEMTEEEAVLVVAKWDYDSKQDEELSIKRNEKLRLIDDSRSWWKVKKLTGNGQCGYVPSNYVKRDKLGFVERIRKGISGKRGGRPTNPPMPQSPAENLQPHNAVHPGDNSFSQLAQVIFQYKAAQDDELNLNKGDMVNVLEKSGDGWWRGECNGESGWFPSNYVSEKDTSLPNSQISLGSSKGEESYVPEDFVQGVRTLYAFKGRNDEELNFESGEALDIISNSSDDLDWWKARNKHGQIGLVPRNYVEVVPNAAPVFKQMFIEDAVPKPPDLPRDNNMVPSVGLLDRDWFHGRITRQESEKVLHCQGESGLFLIRESETMPGDFAVSVKAPDRVKHFKVTQTDKKYCIGQRKFDTLDELVDHYKRSPIFSSDDGMLKLYLTRPIPVD; this is encoded by the exons AGATGACGGAGGAGGAGGCCGTGCTGGTAGTCGCCAAGTGGGACTATGACTCCAAGCAGGACGAGGAGCTCAGCATCAAACGTAACGAGAAGCTCCGACTCATCGATGACTCCCGATCATGGTGGAAGGTCAAGAAACTGACTGGCAATGGCCAGTGTGGCTATGTCCCCTCAAATTACGTGAAGAGGGACAAGCTAGGCTTTGTGGAGCGAATCCGAAAGGGCATATCGGGGAAGCGCGGCGGCCGGCCGACCAATCCACCCATGCCGCAGTCCCCCGCGGAGAACTTGCAGCCGCACAACGCGGTCCACCCCGGTGATAACTCGTTTTCGCAGCTAGCGCAGGTCATTTTTCAGTACAAGGCAGCTCAGGATGACGAACTTAACCTGAACAAGGGGGACATGGTTAATGTGCTAGAGAAGTCCGGCGACGGCTGGTGGCGCGGTGAGTGCAACGGTGAAAGCGGGTGGTTCCCGTCAAACTATGTGAGCGAGAAAGACACAAGCTTGCCCAACAGTCAGATCTCATTAGGTAGTTCCAAGGGTGAGGAGAGCTACGTTCCAGAGGACTTTGTTCAAGGTGTGAGGACTCTGTACGCCTTCAAAGGGCGCAATGACGAGGAATTGAACTTTGAGAGTGGTGAGGCTCTGGATATCATCTCCAATTCCTCGGACGACCTCGACTGGTGGAAGGCTCGCAACAAGCACGGGCAGATAGGACTAGTGCCCCGCAATTATGTGGAGGTGGTGCCCAATGCCGCCCCCGTCTTTAAGCAGATGTTCATCGAGGACGCCGTGCCAAAGCCTCCCGACCTGCCGCGAGACAACAACATGGTCCCTTCGGTGGGGCTCCTCGACAGGGATTGGTTTCATGGAAGGATAACGCGGCAGGAGTCGGAGAAGGTGCTCCACTGCCAGGGAGAGAGCGGTCTTTTCCTTATCCGAGAAAGTGAAACGATG CCTGGGGATTTTGCTGTATCGGTCAAAGCCCCGGATAGAGTGAAGCATTTCAAGGTTACGCAGACAGACAAGAAATACTGCATCGGACAGCGCAAGTTTGATACATTAGATGAACTGGTTGACCACTACAAGCGCTCGCCAATCTTCAGCTCGGACGACGGTATGCTGAAACTTTATCTGACACGTCCTATCCCGGTAGATTAA
- the LOC140244213 gene encoding cytoplasmic protein NCK2-like isoform X3, with the protein MTEEEAVLVVAKWDYDSKQDEELSIKRNEKLRLIDDSRSWWKVKKLTGNGQCGYVPSNYVKRDKLGFVERIRKGISGKRGGRPTNPPMPQSPAENLQPHNAVHPGDNSFSQLAQVIFQYKAAQDDELNLNKGDMVNVLEKSGDGWWRGECNGESGWFPSNYVSEKDTSLPNSQISLGSSKGEESYVPEDFVQGVRTLYAFKGRNDEELNFESGEALDIISNSSDDLDWWKARNKHGQIGLVPRNYVEVVPNAAPVFKQMFIEDAVPKPPDLPRDNNMVPSVGLLDRDWFHGRITRQESEKVLHCQGESGLFLIRESETMPGDFAVSVKAPDRVKHFKVTQTDKKYCIGQRKFDTLDELVDHYKRSPIFSSDDGMLKLYLTRPIPVD; encoded by the exons ATGACGGAGGAGGAGGCCGTGCTGGTAGTCGCCAAGTGGGACTATGACTCCAAGCAGGACGAGGAGCTCAGCATCAAACGTAACGAGAAGCTCCGACTCATCGATGACTCCCGATCATGGTGGAAGGTCAAGAAACTGACTGGCAATGGCCAGTGTGGCTATGTCCCCTCAAATTACGTGAAGAGGGACAAGCTAGGCTTTGTGGAGCGAATCCGAAAGGGCATATCGGGGAAGCGCGGCGGCCGGCCGACCAATCCACCCATGCCGCAGTCCCCCGCGGAGAACTTGCAGCCGCACAACGCGGTCCACCCCGGTGATAACTCGTTTTCGCAGCTAGCGCAGGTCATTTTTCAGTACAAGGCAGCTCAGGATGACGAACTTAACCTGAACAAGGGGGACATGGTTAATGTGCTAGAGAAGTCCGGCGACGGCTGGTGGCGCGGTGAGTGCAACGGTGAAAGCGGGTGGTTCCCGTCAAACTATGTGAGCGAGAAAGACACAAGCTTGCCCAACAGTCAGATCTCATTAGGTAGTTCCAAGGGTGAGGAGAGCTACGTTCCAGAGGACTTTGTTCAAGGTGTGAGGACTCTGTACGCCTTCAAAGGGCGCAATGACGAGGAATTGAACTTTGAGAGTGGTGAGGCTCTGGATATCATCTCCAATTCCTCGGACGACCTCGACTGGTGGAAGGCTCGCAACAAGCACGGGCAGATAGGACTAGTGCCCCGCAATTATGTGGAGGTGGTGCCCAATGCCGCCCCCGTCTTTAAGCAGATGTTCATCGAGGACGCCGTGCCAAAGCCTCCCGACCTGCCGCGAGACAACAACATGGTCCCTTCGGTGGGGCTCCTCGACAGGGATTGGTTTCATGGAAGGATAACGCGGCAGGAGTCGGAGAAGGTGCTCCACTGCCAGGGAGAGAGCGGTCTTTTCCTTATCCGAGAAAGTGAAACGATG CCTGGGGATTTTGCTGTATCGGTCAAAGCCCCGGATAGAGTGAAGCATTTCAAGGTTACGCAGACAGACAAGAAATACTGCATCGGACAGCGCAAGTTTGATACATTAGATGAACTGGTTGACCACTACAAGCGCTCGCCAATCTTCAGCTCGGACGACGGTATGCTGAAACTTTATCTGACACGTCCTATCCCGGTAGATTAA